The following proteins are encoded in a genomic region of Coffea eugenioides isolate CCC68of chromosome 6, Ceug_1.0, whole genome shotgun sequence:
- the LOC113773432 gene encoding growth-regulating factor 4: MDFNLKQWREHHQGESDQEHTTPCAKIPRLHLDYSVYPQHQPPSGDSSALPLFVTEPTSISKLSSNLSAPYPNPTDSTPTPTKYPGEAGGMGSYYFSLAQWQELELQALIFRHMLAGAAVPPELLHHLVKKTLLNSSHHHHPYYAPHHHRHHYPPHFQSALLQSGYWGRASMDPEPGRCRRTDGKKWRCSRDVVAGQKYCERHMHRGRNRSRKPVEIPTTRTATPGNGGANVCGGILKNSSFLVAQSLGSAMAAGGSVAGDTPHSAISGSSPSIDILHLSQRSSESIVRSQDDVHGDDTRSSGQILRHFFDDWPRSLQESDDGGSNGTSATTNLSISVSGNPTTSDFSLKLSTGDGDDTTDAENVEWERSQSNWGVTGTWGANQVAPMGGPLAEALRSSTSNSSPTSVLHQLQRRSASETSYVST, from the exons ATGGACTTCAATCTGAAGCAATGGAGAGAACATCATCAGGGTGAGTCAGACCAAGAACACACTACGCCTTGTGCAAAGATACCAAGACTTCACCTTGATTACTCTGTTTACCCACAGCATCAGCCACCCTCAGGAGACTCGTCTGCCCTTCCATTGTTTGTTACTGAACCAACCAGTATCAGTAAGCTCAGCAGCAACCTGTCAGCGCCATACCCAAACCCCACTGATTCAACTCCCACTCCCACCAAATATCCCG GAGAAGCAGGAGGGATGGGGAGTTATTACTTTAGCTTGGCCCAGTGGCAGGAGCTTGAACTGCAGGCATTGATCTTCAGACACATGCTAGCTGGTGCTGCTGTTCCTCCCGAATTACTCCACCACCTTGTCAAGAAAACCCTCCTCAACTCTTCTCATCATCATCACCCTTATTACGCCCCTCACCACCATCGTCATCACTATCCTCCTCATTTCCAATCTGCAT TGCTGCAGTCGGGGTACTGGGGAAGAGCTTCCATGGATCCGGAGCCAGGGAGATGCCGGAGGACAGATGGCAAGAAATGGAGGTGCTCTAGAGATGTGGTGGCTGGGCAGAAGTACTGCGAGCGCCACATGCACCGTGGCCGAAACCGTTCAAGAAAGCCTGTGGAAATCCCCACTACTCGTACCGCTACCCCTGGTAATGGCGGTGCTAATGTGTGCGGCGGAATCCTGAAAAACAGCAGCTTCCTTGTTGCTCAATCCTTAGGATCTGCAATGGCTGCTGGTGGTAGTGTCGCCGGCGATACTCCTCATTCTGCAATTTCTGGGTCATCACCGTCCATTGATATTCTGCACCTCAGTCAAAG ATCCTCAGAATCAATAGTTCGATCCCAGGATGATGTGCACGGAGATGATACTAGATCAAGTGGGCAGATACTTCGGCATTTTTTTGATGACTGGCCTCGATCACTCCAGGAATCTGACGATGGAGGAAGCAATGGGACTTCAGCCACCACTAACCTTTCAATCTCAGTTTCAGGCAACCCCACCACATCCGACTTCTCTTTGAAGCTCTCCACCGGTGATGGAGATGACACTACTGATGCTGAAAACGTAGAGTGGGAGAGAAGCCAATCAAACTGGGGTGTTACCGGTACCTGGGGAGCAAACCAAGTGGCTCCAATGGGCGGACCACTTGCAGAGGCCTTACGATCATCAACGTCCAATTCCTCGCCAACCAGCGTTCTACATCAATTGCAACGGCGCTCTGCTTCGGAGACCAGCTACGTCAGCACTTGA